The following are encoded together in the Xiphophorus hellerii strain 12219 chromosome 3, Xiphophorus_hellerii-4.1, whole genome shotgun sequence genome:
- the LOC116715929 gene encoding uncharacterized protein LOC116715929: MEDTHPWGRYIDFYFELGLEYKHIKSVLDSRHGFSISERHLKRVFRARGLIRRKSFSDLAVLVEFINNQLQSSGQLHGYRWMYAKCREHGLRVRKEDVRFVLKELDPQGVALRQARRLRRRNYFSKGPNFIWHMDSYDKLKPYGICINASIDGFSRKIIWLNAYTTSSNPKVIGGYYIEAVQRLNGCPRVVRGDLGTENGHVRSFQRFLVPTEPNETLDSYLEGASTANQRIEYWWRFLRNQCVEFWLSLFGDIRDNGYFDGGFLDKNLLQFCCMGIIQDELDDTAQVWNAHSIRPSNNRNVPSGRPNVMYALPELYRTRDFLCLVEEEHVEVCKNECISRLTKPCDPDVFDLCNILMAESHLTLPTDAYQALNLYMHLREAIIASL, encoded by the exons ATGGAGGACACCCACCCATGGGGTagatatatagatttttatttcgaGCTTGGGCTTGAgtataaacacattaaatcagTGCTTGACAGCAGACATGGATTTAGTATTAGTGAGAGACATCTGAAGAGAGTTTTCAGAGCGCGGGGACTCATTCGGCGCAAGTCCTTTTCCGACTTGGCAGTTTTGGTAGAATTCATTAATAACCAGCTACAGTCCTCTGGACAGCTTCACGGTTACCGATGGATGTACGCTAAATGCAGAGAGCATGGACTTCGTGTGAGAAAAGAAGATGTGCGCTTTGTGTTGAAGGAATTGGATCCCCAAGGGGTGGCACTGAGGCAGGCAAGACGTCTCAGACGGAGAAATTACTTTTCAAAGGGACCAAACTTCATCTGGCACATGGACTCCTACGACAAACTTAAACCATATGGAATATGCATCAACGCAAGTATTGATGggttttcaagaaaaataatctggcTTAATGCTTACACAACAAGTAGTAATCCAAAGGTGATCGGGGGGTATTACATCGAAGCGGTGCAGCGTTTAAATGGCTGCCCTAGAGTTGTACGTGGTGATCTTGGAACCGAAAATGGCCATGTGAGAAGTTTCCAGCGTTTCCTTGTACCAACGGAACCAAACGAGACCCTTGACAGTTACCTGGAAGGAGCAAGTACAGCTAATCAAAGAATTGAATATTGGTGGCGTTTCCTTCGTAACCAGTGTGTGGAGTTCTGGTTGTCCCTTTTTGGAGACATCAGAGACAACGGTTACTTTGATGGTGGATTTTTAGACAAAAACCTTCTTCAGTTTTGCTGCATGGGGATCATACAG GATGAGCTGGATGATACTGCCCAGGTTTGGAATGCACACTCCATCAGGCCAtcaaacaacagaaatgtcCCCAGTGGTCGACCCAATGTGATGTATGCATTACCTGAGCTCTACAGGACAAGAGACTTTCTTTGCCTTGTTGAAGAGGAACATGTTGAAGTATGCAAAAATGAGTGCATTTCTCGACTGACCAAACCATGTGATCCAGATGTCTTTGACCTCTGCAACATCCTTATGGCAGAGTCCCATCTGACCTTACCCACAGACGCTTACCAGGCTTTGAACTTGTATATGCATCTAAGAGAGGCAATCATTGCATCACTTTAA